Proteins from a single region of Fusobacterium gonidiaformans ATCC 25563:
- a CDS encoding Fe-S-containing hydro-lyase: MEYTVNTPLTKEVIETLKIGDVVKITGTIYTARDAAHARLVKLIEEGKELPFSLEGQIIYYVGPTPAKPGYAIGSAGPTTSYRMDPYAPILMKHGLKGMIGKGGRSQEVRDSIQKEKAIYFAAVGGAAALIAKSIQKAELIAYEDLGAEAIRKLEVKDFPAIVVNDIYGGDLYEEGRKQYMEEISL; the protein is encoded by the coding sequence ATGGAATATACAGTCAATACTCCTCTTACGAAAGAGGTCATTGAAACATTAAAAATAGGAGATGTCGTAAAAATTACCGGAACTATTTATACAGCTCGAGATGCGGCTCATGCCAGATTAGTAAAATTGATAGAAGAAGGAAAAGAATTGCCATTTTCTCTTGAGGGACAAATTATTTACTATGTTGGACCAACACCTGCAAAACCTGGTTATGCCATTGGAAGTGCCGGACCAACGACAAGCTATCGTATGGATCCTTATGCTCCTATTTTAATGAAACATGGTTTAAAAGGAATGATAGGAAAAGGTGGACGTTCACAAGAAGTTAGAGATAGTATTCAAAAAGAAAAAGCGATATATTTTGCAGCAGTTGGAGGAGCTGCAGCTTTAATTGCAAAATCTATTCAAAAGGCAGAACTGATTGCTTATGAAGATTTAGGAGCTGAAGCAATTCGTAAATTAGAAGTAAAAGATTTTCCTGCGATTGTAGTGAATGATATTTATGGAGGAGACTTGTACGAAGAAGGAAGAAAACAATATATGGAGGAAATTTCGTTATGA
- a CDS encoding glycerol-3-phosphate responsive antiterminator, translating to MTIEEMLALSPVIPAIKNDVSLDEAISSDSEIIFVIMANLLNIERVVTSLKEAGKKVFIHVDMIDGLSSSNYGVEYIVEKIQPFGIITTKHNIVSFALKMKIPVIQRFFILDSFSFEKTLSHIQENKPMAVEVLPGLMPKILHSLASKIDRPLITGGLISSKEDIVSALSAGACAVSTTDTKLWNI from the coding sequence ATGACAATAGAAGAAATGTTGGCATTAAGTCCAGTAATTCCTGCGATTAAAAATGATGTTTCTTTGGATGAGGCGATTTCTTCTGATTCTGAAATCATCTTTGTTATTATGGCAAATTTATTAAATATTGAACGAGTTGTCACATCTTTAAAAGAAGCGGGGAAAAAAGTCTTCATTCATGTAGATATGATAGATGGACTTTCCAGTTCCAATTATGGGGTTGAATATATTGTTGAAAAAATACAGCCATTTGGGATTATTACAACAAAACATAATATTGTATCTTTCGCATTAAAAATGAAGATTCCAGTAATTCAGCGTTTTTTTATTTTAGATTCTTTTTCTTTTGAAAAAACTTTATCACATATTCAAGAGAATAAACCAATGGCAGTAGAAGTTTTACCTGGTTTAATGCCTAAAATTTTACATTCTTTAGCAAGTAAAATAGATAGACCTTTAATTACAGGAGGATTGATTTCTAGTAAAGAAGATATTGTTAGTGCTTTATCAGCAGGAGCTTGTGCAGTTTCAACAACAGATACAAAACTTTGGAACATTTAA